In the genome of Saprospira sp. CCB-QB6, one region contains:
- the rpoB gene encoding DNA-directed RNA polymerase subunit beta, with translation MAKSTTLTPKRPERFSFGKIQHDSHYPDFLEIQVKSFEEFFQLETTPESRFNEGLYQVFQENFPITDARNIFVLEFLNYFIDPPRYTIDECMERGLTYSVPLKAKLRLSCNDEEHVDFEQTVQDVFLGNIPYMTPKGTFVINGAERVIVSQLHRSPGVFFGQSRHPNGTKIYSARVIPFKGAWMEFATDINSVMYAYIDRKKKFPVTTLLRAIGYDGDRDILGLFGLADEVEATQEALEQHLGRKLAARVLRSWVEDFVDEDTGEVVSIERNEVILERDVILDEDNIQEVIDIGVDKVILQRENVEDDYSIIYNTLQKDTSNSEIEAVQHIYRQLRGSDPPDDETARGIIDKLFFSDKRYSLGEVGRYKINRKLELDESNDTSVLTKEDIIAIVKYLVKLINQKAEIDDIDHLSNRRVRTVGEQLYAQFGVGLARMARTIRERMNVRDNEVFTPVDLINARTLSSVINSFFGTSQLSQFLDQTNPLSEITHKRRISALGPGGLSRERAGFEVRDVHYSHYGRLCTIETPEGPNIGLISTLCVHAKINKMGFIETPYRSVAKGGKVDLKNDPVYLSAEEEDFKTIAQANTAINKKGVFDTDRVKCRNHGDFPVLDPNEDEIEFIDIAPNQIVGVSASMIPFLSHDDANRALMGSNMQRQAVPLLRPSAPTVGTGLEAKVAQDSRMLINAEGSGVVEYVDARKIVIRYDRTDEQRLTSFDDDLTTYNLVKFRRTNQSTCINIKPIVRKGEKVHKGKILCEGYATDNGELALGQNLKVAFMPWKGYNFEDAIVLSQRVVREDIFTSLHIEEFELDVRDTKLGEEEFTNDIPNVSEEATKDLDENGIVRTGAWVRDGDIIIGKITPKGESDPTPEEKLLRAIFGDKAGDVKDASLKMSPSAKGVIIGSRLFVRAKKDKVQKAKDKQMLDKLEQEHNQEVKDHTQVLVEKLMQVLEGQNSAGVRSIYAELLIPQGAPFTQRALKDIDYSAVDYSNWTEDDTVNKQVRTLLHNYTIKLNKKISVYKRKKFAINIGDELPAGVLKLAKVYMAKKRKLKVGDKLAGRHGNKGIVARIVRDEDMPFLEDGTPMDIVLNPLGVPSRMNLGQIFETVLGWAGEKLNMTFATPVFDEAKVHQIEEYVQKAGLPSYGETYLYDGETGDRFHQKATVGVIYMLKLSHMVDDKMHARSIGPYSLITQQPLGGKAQFGGQRFGEMEVWALEAFGASHILQEILTIKSDDIIGRAKAYETIVKGDNLPTPGIPESFNVLVHELRGLALEVKFD, from the coding sequence ATGGCAAAAAGTACAACTCTTACTCCCAAAAGACCAGAACGCTTTAGTTTCGGTAAAATCCAACATGATTCTCATTATCCGGATTTTCTCGAAATTCAAGTCAAGTCTTTTGAGGAGTTTTTTCAGTTAGAGACCACCCCTGAAAGTCGCTTTAATGAGGGACTCTATCAGGTGTTCCAAGAAAATTTTCCAATCACAGATGCACGCAACATCTTTGTTCTGGAATTCCTCAACTATTTTATTGATCCTCCTCGCTATACTATCGATGAATGTATGGAGAGAGGACTTACCTATAGCGTCCCACTCAAAGCAAAACTTCGCCTGTCTTGTAATGATGAAGAACATGTCGACTTTGAGCAAACTGTACAAGATGTATTCTTAGGCAATATTCCTTACATGACGCCTAAAGGTACATTCGTAATCAATGGCGCTGAACGTGTAATCGTTTCTCAACTGCACCGATCTCCAGGTGTATTTTTTGGCCAAAGCCGCCACCCTAACGGTACAAAAATTTATTCTGCTCGTGTTATTCCTTTCAAAGGAGCATGGATGGAATTTGCTACCGATATTAACTCGGTTATGTATGCCTACATTGACCGTAAAAAGAAGTTTCCTGTAACTACTCTTCTCCGCGCTATCGGATATGATGGCGACCGCGATATTCTTGGCCTCTTTGGCCTTGCTGATGAAGTAGAAGCTACTCAGGAAGCATTAGAACAACACCTAGGCCGTAAACTCGCTGCCCGCGTACTCCGCTCTTGGGTAGAAGACTTCGTAGATGAAGATACTGGCGAAGTGGTGTCTATCGAACGTAATGAGGTAATCCTCGAACGTGACGTAATCCTTGATGAAGATAATATTCAAGAGGTTATCGACATCGGAGTAGATAAAGTGATCCTCCAAAGAGAAAATGTAGAAGATGATTATAGCATTATCTACAATACTCTACAAAAAGATACTTCTAACTCTGAAATCGAAGCCGTTCAACATATCTATCGCCAATTGCGTGGATCTGATCCACCCGATGACGAAACTGCTCGCGGTATTATCGACAAACTCTTCTTCTCTGATAAGCGCTATAGCCTAGGTGAAGTCGGTCGATATAAAATTAACCGCAAACTAGAACTTGACGAAAGTAACGATACTTCTGTCCTCACAAAAGAGGATATTATCGCTATCGTGAAGTATCTAGTAAAGTTGATCAACCAAAAAGCTGAGATCGATGATATCGACCACCTCAGCAATCGTCGTGTCCGTACTGTAGGCGAACAACTTTATGCCCAGTTTGGTGTAGGTCTTGCCCGTATGGCTCGCACGATCCGTGAAAGAATGAATGTTCGCGATAATGAAGTGTTTACTCCGGTAGATCTTATCAATGCAAGAACGCTTTCTTCTGTAATCAACTCTTTCTTTGGTACTAGCCAACTTTCTCAGTTCCTCGACCAAACTAACCCGCTTTCAGAAATTACACACAAACGTAGAATTTCTGCACTCGGTCCAGGTGGTCTCTCTAGAGAAAGAGCAGGCTTTGAGGTACGTGACGTTCACTACTCTCACTATGGCCGCCTTTGTACTATTGAAACTCCTGAAGGTCCTAACATTGGTCTAATCTCTACACTATGTGTACACGCCAAGATCAATAAAATGGGCTTTATCGAAACTCCCTACCGTAGCGTAGCTAAAGGAGGTAAGGTCGATCTCAAAAATGATCCCGTTTATCTCTCTGCAGAAGAGGAGGATTTTAAAACGATCGCCCAGGCCAATACAGCTATTAACAAGAAAGGTGTTTTCGATACAGATCGCGTGAAATGTCGTAACCATGGCGATTTCCCCGTTCTTGATCCTAATGAAGACGAAATCGAATTTATCGATATCGCTCCTAACCAAATTGTAGGGGTCTCTGCCTCTATGATTCCTTTCCTCTCTCATGATGATGCGAACCGTGCACTCATGGGCTCTAACATGCAGCGCCAAGCGGTGCCTCTTCTTCGTCCTTCAGCCCCTACCGTGGGAACTGGCCTAGAAGCTAAAGTAGCTCAAGATTCTCGTATGCTTATCAATGCAGAAGGATCTGGAGTAGTCGAATATGTAGATGCACGCAAAATTGTTATCCGATACGACAGAACCGATGAGCAACGTCTCACTTCTTTCGATGACGATTTGACAACATATAACTTGGTGAAGTTCCGCAGAACTAACCAGAGTACTTGTATCAATATCAAACCTATCGTCCGCAAAGGCGAAAAGGTCCACAAAGGCAAAATTCTTTGTGAAGGTTATGCTACCGATAATGGCGAACTCGCCCTCGGCCAAAACCTTAAAGTGGCCTTTATGCCCTGGAAAGGATATAACTTTGAGGATGCAATCGTACTTTCTCAACGTGTAGTTCGTGAAGATATCTTTACTTCTCTTCATATCGAAGAGTTTGAACTCGATGTCCGCGACACAAAACTAGGTGAAGAAGAATTTACCAACGATATCCCCAACGTTTCTGAAGAGGCCACTAAAGACTTGGATGAAAACGGTATCGTGCGCACCGGCGCATGGGTCCGCGATGGCGATATTATCATCGGTAAAATTACTCCTAAAGGAGAATCTGATCCTACTCCAGAAGAAAAATTGCTCCGCGCAATTTTTGGCGACAAAGCTGGCGACGTAAAAGATGCCTCGCTGAAAATGTCACCCTCTGCTAAAGGAGTTATCATTGGCTCTCGCCTCTTCGTCCGCGCCAAAAAGGATAAGGTCCAAAAGGCAAAAGACAAGCAAATGCTCGACAAACTAGAGCAGGAGCACAACCAAGAGGTAAAAGACCATACTCAAGTTCTCGTAGAGAAATTGATGCAGGTCCTAGAAGGTCAAAATTCTGCTGGTGTACGTAGTATTTATGCCGAATTGCTTATCCCTCAAGGTGCACCTTTCACGCAAAGAGCACTTAAGGATATCGATTATAGCGCCGTAGATTACTCGAACTGGACAGAAGACGATACCGTAAACAAACAGGTCCGCACGCTCTTGCACAATTATACCATTAAGCTCAATAAGAAGATTAGTGTGTATAAGCGTAAGAAGTTTGCCATCAATATCGGTGATGAACTACCCGCTGGTGTCCTCAAATTGGCTAAAGTATATATGGCCAAAAAGCGCAAGCTGAAAGTAGGGGATAAGTTGGCCGGTCGTCACGGTAACAAAGGTATTGTGGCCCGCATCGTTCGTGATGAAGATATGCCTTTCCTCGAAGATGGAACACCCATGGACATCGTCCTTAACCCCCTAGGGGTACCCTCTCGTATGAACCTCGGACAGATCTTTGAAACTGTTCTAGGTTGGGCGGGCGAAAAACTCAACATGACTTTCGCTACTCCCGTATTCGATGAGGCAAAGGTGCACCAAATTGAGGAATACGTACAAAAAGCTGGCTTGCCTAGCTATGGTGAAACTTATCTCTATGACGGAGAAACTGGCGATCGCTTCCACCAAAAAGCAACAGTCGGTGTGATCTACATGTTGAAACTTTCTCACATGGTAGACGATAAGATGCATGCCCGTTCTATCGGTCCTTACTCACTCATTACGCAACAGCCCCTCGGTGGTAAAGCCCAGTTTGGTGGTCAGCGTTTTGGTGAAATGGAGGTTTGGGCCCTAGAAGCATTTGGCGCCTCGCATATCCTACAAGAAATCTTGACGATCAAATCTGACGATATTATCGGACGCGCCAAAGCTTACGAAACAATCGTTAAAGGCGATAACTTACCTACTCCCGGTATTCCGGAATCATTCAATGTACTGGTACACGAACTTAGAGGTTTGGCCCTAGAAGTCAAATTTGACTAA
- the rpoC gene encoding DNA-directed RNA polymerase subunit beta' gives MPFKKNSTNKIKNDFDSITLSLASPDLILERSYGEVLKPETINYRSYKPERDGLFCERIFGPVKDYECFCGKYKRIRYKGIVCDRCGVEVTEKKVRRERMGHIRLVVPVVHIWYFKSLPNKIGYLLGFSSKKLESIIYYERYVVIQPGAVAERGITGSEERDLLTEEEYLDILESLPRENQMLPDDDPNKFIAKMGAEGVRHLLSRVDLEKLSYDLRHKAATENSQQRKSEALKRLRVVEAFREGQKNIENKPEWMVIDYLPVIPPELRPLVPLDGGRFASSDLNDLYRRVIIRNNRLKRLLEIKAPEVILRNEKRMLQEAVDSLFDNSRKSNAVKAEGGRALKSLSDVLKGKQGRFRQNLLGKRVDYSGRSVIVVGPTLKLHECGLPKNMAAELFKPFVIRKLIERGIVKTVKSAKKLVDRKDPIIWDILENVLKGHPVLLNRAPTLHRLSIQSFQPTLIEGKAIQLHPLVCSAFNADFDGDQMAVHVPLSNQAILEAQILMLSAHNMLNPQNGTPITLPSQDMVLGLYYITKERKHIPENPVKGEGSRFYSPEEVIIAYNEGRLDLHAIIKVRVPVEDEEGNLVIRLTETTTGRVLFNQVRPKSLPYMDELLSKKNLKRVIADILKRTNVPTAAKFLDDIKDMGFYWAYRGGLSFNLPDLITPTVRAERLQAAHEVVDGIWDNYNMGLITNNERYNQIIDEWTQADNYITNTLMKEMAEHKQGFNSVYMMLDSGARGSKQQIKQLCGLRGLMAKPRKSGDTGGAIIENPILSNFVAGLSVLEYFISTHGARKGLADTALKTADAGYLTRRLVDVAQDVVVNIYDCGTLRGVEVSALVENDKIVQPLSERIEGRFPLYDIFHPETEELIASAEEVITPELAKEIEEAEVEAVEVRSVLTCEARRGCCAMCYGKNTATGRASEQGDAVGIIAAQSIGEPGTQLTLRTFHVGGVASYTAEESELRSKFEGRLEFDSVTTVELYDKEKDEKRDVVISRTGELRIIDDKTNRVLSTAHLMYGSSLFVKDGQEIKKGDKISEWDAYNASIITEFDGTLEFENIEEGFTYRIERDEQTGFEQKVVVESKNKKQVPTIKVVDNKGEVLRAYSIPVGAYISVNDAQEVTKGMTLVKIPRTMGKIQDITGGLPRVTELFEARRPSNPAVVAEIDGIVSYGRIKRGNREVIVEAKDGQKRRYLIGLSKHILVQEGDFVRAGTQLSNGATSPQDILSIMGTGAVQQYVLNGIQEVYRAQGITINDKHIEVIVRQMMRKVQIMDAGDTKFLEKEAVNKFDFLEENDRIYDKLLVEDAGESSKYFAGQFITERQLREENSALRRDDKKIMSARPSIAATSKPVLQGITKSSLGTDSWISAASFQETTKVLSTAAISASSDNLMGLKENVIVGKRIPAGTGLRIYDDLIVKEK, from the coding sequence ATGCCATTTAAGAAAAATAGTACCAACAAAATTAAAAACGACTTCGATAGCATCACGCTAAGTTTGGCCTCTCCAGATTTGATTTTGGAGCGTTCTTACGGGGAAGTCCTCAAGCCAGAAACCATCAACTACCGCTCGTATAAGCCCGAGCGCGATGGTCTTTTCTGCGAACGTATCTTTGGCCCTGTCAAGGATTATGAATGTTTTTGTGGAAAATACAAGCGTATCCGTTATAAAGGAATCGTTTGTGACCGCTGTGGAGTAGAAGTGACCGAAAAGAAAGTGCGCCGTGAACGCATGGGGCATATCCGCCTAGTTGTTCCTGTGGTACATATTTGGTACTTCAAGTCTTTGCCCAATAAAATTGGTTACCTACTCGGTTTCTCTTCTAAGAAACTGGAGTCTATTATTTACTACGAGCGCTATGTGGTGATTCAGCCTGGTGCCGTAGCAGAAAGAGGAATTACAGGTAGTGAAGAGCGTGATTTGCTCACAGAAGAAGAGTATCTCGATATTTTGGAGTCACTTCCTCGCGAAAACCAAATGTTGCCCGATGATGATCCCAATAAGTTCATTGCTAAAATGGGTGCAGAAGGTGTTCGTCATCTTCTTTCTCGTGTAGATTTGGAGAAATTATCTTATGATCTACGCCATAAAGCCGCCACAGAAAACTCTCAGCAGCGTAAATCAGAAGCGCTTAAGCGTCTTCGCGTTGTAGAGGCGTTCCGTGAGGGCCAAAAAAATATTGAAAACAAGCCCGAGTGGATGGTTATTGACTATCTGCCCGTTATTCCACCAGAACTCCGTCCTCTAGTGCCTCTAGATGGTGGTCGTTTTGCTTCTTCAGATCTCAATGACCTTTATCGTCGTGTGATCATTCGTAACAACCGTTTGAAGCGTCTACTTGAAATCAAGGCGCCTGAGGTAATTCTTCGCAATGAAAAGCGGATGTTGCAAGAGGCGGTGGATTCACTTTTCGATAACTCTCGTAAGTCTAATGCGGTTAAGGCAGAAGGTGGTCGCGCCCTCAAGTCATTGAGTGATGTACTCAAAGGTAAGCAGGGACGTTTCCGTCAGAACCTTTTGGGTAAGCGTGTTGACTACTCTGGTCGTTCGGTTATCGTGGTAGGGCCTACGCTCAAATTGCATGAGTGTGGATTACCTAAAAACATGGCAGCTGAGCTCTTCAAGCCATTTGTGATTCGCAAATTGATTGAGCGAGGTATCGTGAAAACTGTAAAATCAGCCAAGAAATTGGTTGATCGTAAAGATCCAATTATTTGGGACATTTTGGAGAATGTGCTTAAAGGGCATCCAGTTCTCCTCAACCGGGCTCCCACACTTCACCGTTTGTCAATTCAGTCGTTCCAGCCTACACTAATTGAAGGAAAAGCGATTCAGCTTCACCCTCTTGTTTGTTCGGCCTTTAATGCGGATTTTGATGGTGACCAAATGGCGGTACACGTACCCTTGAGCAATCAAGCTATTTTGGAAGCCCAGATTTTGATGCTTTCTGCACACAATATGCTCAACCCTCAGAATGGTACGCCGATCACGCTGCCTTCTCAGGATATGGTTTTGGGTCTCTATTATATTACAAAGGAGCGTAAGCATATTCCAGAAAACCCTGTAAAAGGGGAGGGAAGTAGATTCTATTCTCCAGAAGAGGTAATCATTGCTTACAATGAAGGTCGTTTGGACCTACACGCAATCATTAAAGTTCGTGTTCCTGTAGAGGATGAAGAAGGAAACTTGGTTATCCGTCTTACAGAGACAACAACTGGTCGCGTACTCTTCAATCAAGTTCGTCCTAAGAGCTTGCCCTATATGGATGAGCTACTTTCTAAGAAGAATTTGAAGCGCGTAATTGCAGATATCTTGAAAAGAACAAACGTGCCTACGGCGGCCAAGTTCTTGGATGATATTAAGGATATGGGATTCTACTGGGCTTATCGTGGTGGTTTGTCTTTCAACCTTCCCGATTTGATCACGCCTACTGTTCGTGCCGAACGCCTACAAGCTGCTCATGAAGTAGTAGATGGTATTTGGGATAACTACAACATGGGATTGATTACCAATAACGAGCGCTATAACCAGATCATTGATGAATGGACCCAGGCGGATAACTACATCACCAATACTTTGATGAAGGAGATGGCAGAACACAAGCAAGGGTTTAACTCAGTATACATGATGCTTGATTCTGGAGCTCGTGGTTCTAAACAGCAGATTAAGCAGCTTTGTGGTCTTCGTGGTCTAATGGCCAAGCCTCGTAAATCTGGTGATACTGGAGGGGCAATTATTGAAAACCCGATTCTTTCAAACTTTGTAGCGGGACTTTCGGTACTAGAGTACTTTATCTCTACCCACGGTGCCCGTAAAGGTTTGGCGGATACGGCCCTTAAAACAGCGGATGCGGGTTACTTGACTCGTCGTCTTGTTGATGTGGCTCAAGATGTGGTGGTTAATATTTACGATTGTGGAACACTCCGTGGTGTTGAAGTTAGCGCCTTGGTAGAAAATGACAAAATCGTTCAACCCCTTTCTGAGCGCATTGAAGGTCGCTTCCCACTTTATGATATCTTCCATCCTGAAACAGAAGAGTTGATTGCTTCAGCAGAAGAAGTGATTACTCCTGAATTGGCTAAGGAAATTGAAGAAGCAGAAGTAGAAGCCGTAGAAGTTCGTTCGGTACTTACCTGCGAAGCTCGCCGAGGTTGTTGTGCTATGTGCTATGGTAAAAATACGGCCACAGGACGTGCTTCAGAGCAAGGGGATGCTGTGGGTATTATCGCTGCCCAGTCTATTGGTGAACCGGGTACTCAGCTCACACTGCGTACCTTCCACGTAGGGGGTGTAGCTTCATATACTGCGGAAGAATCTGAACTTCGCTCTAAGTTTGAAGGTCGCCTAGAGTTTGACTCTGTAACTACCGTTGAACTTTATGATAAGGAGAAAGATGAAAAACGCGATGTGGTAATTTCTCGTACTGGTGAACTTCGCATCATCGATGATAAGACCAACCGTGTCCTTTCTACTGCCCACTTGATGTATGGTTCTTCTCTCTTTGTGAAAGATGGCCAAGAAATCAAGAAAGGAGATAAGATCTCTGAATGGGATGCTTATAACGCCTCAATCATTACAGAATTTGATGGTACACTAGAATTCGAAAACATTGAGGAAGGCTTTACTTACCGCATTGAGCGTGACGAACAAACTGGTTTCGAGCAAAAGGTAGTTGTAGAGTCTAAAAACAAAAAACAAGTACCTACGATCAAGGTAGTAGACAACAAGGGAGAGGTGCTTCGTGCTTACTCTATTCCTGTGGGCGCTTACATTAGTGTAAATGATGCGCAGGAAGTGACTAAGGGTATGACACTGGTTAAGATTCCTCGTACAATGGGTAAGATTCAGGATATTACTGGGGGTCTCCCTCGTGTAACTGAGCTTTTCGAGGCTCGTCGTCCTTCTAACCCTGCAGTTGTTGCCGAGATTGATGGTATTGTAAGCTACGGACGAATCAAGCGGGGTAACCGTGAGGTGATTGTAGAGGCCAAGGATGGTCAGAAACGTCGCTACCTCATTGGTCTATCTAAGCACATTCTTGTACAAGAGGGTGACTTTGTTCGTGCGGGTACACAACTCTCTAACGGAGCAACTTCTCCACAGGATATTCTCTCTATTATGGGAACTGGAGCGGTACAACAGTACGTGCTCAATGGTATCCAAGAGGTATATCGCGCACAGGGTATTACGATTAATGATAAGCATATTGAGGTAATCGTTCGTCAAATGATGCGTAAGGTCCAAATTATGGATGCTGGAGATACTAAATTCTTGGAAAAAGAAGCGGTGAACAAGTTTGACTTCTTGGAAGAGAATGACCGTATCTATGATAAGTTGTTGGTTGAGGATGCTGGAGAATCTAGCAAGTACTTCGCAGGGCAGTTCATTACTGAGCGTCAATTGCGTGAGGAAAACTCGGCGCTTCGTCGTGATGACAAGAAAATCATGTCAGCTCGTCCTTCAATTGCAGCGACATCTAAACCTGTTTTGCAGGGGATTACTAAATCTTCATTGGGTACTGACAGCTGGATTTCAGCTGCGTCTTTCCAAGAGACCACTAAGGTATTGAGCACAGCGGCTATTTCGGCTTCTAGCGATAACCTCATGGGCTTGAAAGAGAACGTAATTGTTGGTAAACGCATTCCTGCAGGTACAGGTCTCCGTATCTATGACGATTTGATCGTGAAAGAAAAGTAG
- the rplL gene encoding 50S ribosomal protein L7/L12, giving the protein MADLNQLAEQLVNLTVKEVKDLADILKDEYGIEPAAAAVAVAGPAAGGEAAAAEQTEFDVILKSAGAAKLQVVKAVKTLLGVGLKEAKAIVDGAPAPVKEKASKEEAEQIKAELEGAGAEVEVK; this is encoded by the coding sequence ATGGCTGATCTAAATCAACTAGCAGAACAACTAGTTAACCTAACCGTTAAAGAAGTAAAAGACTTGGCTGACATCCTTAAGGATGAGTATGGTATCGAACCTGCTGCTGCCGCTGTTGCTGTTGCTGGCCCTGCTGCTGGTGGCGAAGCTGCTGCTGCTGAGCAAACTGAATTTGACGTAATTCTTAAGTCTGCTGGTGCTGCTAAACTACAAGTAGTTAAGGCTGTTAAAACTCTTCTTGGTGTAGGCCTAAAAGAAGCTAAAGCTATCGTTGACGGTGCTCCCGCTCCTGTAAAAGAGAAAGCCTCTAAAGAAGAAGCTGAGCAAATCAAAGCTGAACTAGAAGGCGCCGGTGCTGAAGTAGAAGTGAAGTAA
- the rplJ gene encoding 50S ribosomal protein L10, whose protein sequence is MTREQKTAVIEELASQFQDSKYFYITDTSELTVEKTNQLRRKCFESGIQMKVVKNTLIRKALERAADANEENYTEIYSALKGFSAVMFTETGNVPAKLIKEFRKENDKPLLKAAFIDSSVYIGDDQVEALTQIKSKEELLGELIGLLESPIKNVMGALQSGGNTITGLLKALEERESA, encoded by the coding sequence ATGACACGCGAACAGAAAACTGCGGTGATCGAAGAGCTAGCTAGCCAATTCCAAGATTCTAAGTATTTCTATATCACAGATACTTCTGAGCTAACTGTTGAAAAAACAAACCAGCTCCGTCGTAAGTGCTTCGAAAGCGGCATCCAAATGAAGGTAGTTAAAAATACCCTCATTCGTAAAGCTTTAGAACGTGCTGCCGATGCTAATGAAGAAAACTATACAGAGATTTACTCTGCCCTTAAAGGCTTCTCTGCTGTGATGTTTACTGAGACTGGAAACGTTCCCGCTAAACTCATTAAAGAGTTCCGTAAAGAGAATGATAAGCCGCTACTAAAAGCAGCTTTTATCGACTCTTCAGTATATATCGGAGACGATCAAGTAGAAGCACTCACTCAGATTAAATCTAAAGAAGAACTTCTTGGTGAACTCATCGGTTTACTCGAATCTCCTATCAAAAATGTTATGGGCGCTCTCCAATCTGGAGGCAATACCATTACAGGACTCCTCAAAGCGCTTGAAGAGCGTGAGTCTGCCTAA